The Penaeus monodon isolate SGIC_2016 chromosome 1, NSTDA_Pmon_1, whole genome shotgun sequence DNA window ATATACATTAAGCTCGCTCGAAGTTGTTTACAATAAATGGTTTTTCACTTATTTGCCCATTACTGCTGTGATTTACAAGTTACAGCCCATCAAAAGGACAGTCATACATGCTGCAGTCAGACTCAATGAGGAtggataaaattatatgtttcctGTGTTTCTTATATTTCTGTTCAGTGGCTAATTGTCCAGTTTAGTGCATGAAGCTTCTGTTGGCATTGGCTTGAGGATCACTGTGTTAATAAATGTGAGACTGTCATGTAGTGTGCAAGTGTATGTGTTCcttatgcattatattttatagatggtGATAGCTTGATaagattcattattatttcaatttttctttgCAATGACTGGTAATTACAGATACCGACAGCGAGAAGCAAGTCAATTGCAGGAGCTGAAAAAAGCTGCGCACCAGTGTTCAACCTTCTGTGGTTCACCAAATGAAACTCTCAGTGAACTCATTGAGCAGTCATCTGGGTCTGGGTCTGGCCTCCCTCTTTTGGTAAGTGTGTGTGAAGTAATGTCAGACCTGGTTGTTTTAGCTGCATAGAGataatttatttgttcatttgattTGAGCTAGTTCTCAGGAGAATTGAAGAATATTACAAAAAACTGAGAGAATATGATGGGTTAAGAAGTTCCAGTGAAATGTTTGATGTGTTTAATGTCCATTGGAGTAATTCTTGATCATATGTACTTTCATATTTGATTTAGAAACAGAGGAATCTTAAAAGTCATGCTACCTCCTTGGATATTACCTGCAATTTATTCAGGTTATTTAAACCTTTCATTGAAGGAAATattcttacattattatttttaactgttaCCAGGTTCAACGTACAATCGCCAAACAGATTCATTTAGTCCAGAGTGTTGGCAAAGGTCGGTATGGTGAGGTGTGGCTTGGCCGTTGGAGAGGTGAAAGGGTAGCTGTAAAGATTTTCTTCACAACAGATGAAGCCTCTTGGTTCAGAGAAACAGAAATTTATCAGACTGTACTTCTACGACATGAAAATATTTTAGGTAAGTATTGTTTTAGGTGCATTTAAAGTGCTACTagttgaatatgtatatgaataagtatacaGAAAACCAAGAAATTAAGTTTTTATAGAAAATTATGAAATAGAGTTGATCCtgcaaaataagattataaaggcTTGATGATTTTATAATCATAGTGTGAGTATAAAACTTAGAGAAATGGAGTCTAATGCAGCATTGTATAATTGACTATGCCGCAGTCAAATCGTGGTATTCTTACATTTCATTATAATGTGTTGGAATCAGTACTCTTCAGGTAGGTATTCATGGCTGAAGATCTGTATACCTATTGAAATGCCCATTTGATTAGCATTTGAATTGATTCATATgttatacctttttcttttcttttcttttctaggtTTCATCGCTGCTGACATTAAAGGCACCGGCTCTTGGACACAGATGTTGCTGATCACAGACTACCATCCACTTGGCTCCCTTCATGACTACTTACAAATAACAACACTGAATTACTATTCTATGTTACGGCTTAGTCTCTCCACTGCTTGTGGGATTTCTCATCTGCATACAGAGATCTTTGGAACCAAGGGAAAACCAGCCATTGCTCACCGTGATATAAAGAGTAAAAATATCCTTGTTAAAAAGAATGGAGAATGCTGCATTGCTGACTTTGGTCTTGCAGTCAAATATGtcaggtagggagagagagaaaaggtgtatttatatgtttgcaAGAGTTAAACCACTTTTCATATTATGATCAAGTATGGTTAGTAAATGGTATGGTTAGTAAATATCTTGAGCCCACAGTCCACAATCTGTAAGATTTGCCTTGCTAGAAGTAAGATAGGGTAGTCGCCTGTATTAAGGTAGTAAACTTTGAATATGAATAAGGCCTGTAGACACTATATTTTTTGCCAAatagtatttttgtatttattttttatatttatacttattttcaaTATTGAAGAGCAGGATtagagagtttatatatatatataactcatatgtATCTAAATTTGTTTCTTATATCCAGAAAAAAGTGAAGGGATTTAATGATGTGTGTGTAGGCTTTAGAATATATTGGGGAAAGGAATATTAGGAATCAGAACACTTCTGACTGAAACTCTAAGGAGATAGTGTCATGGTTAAGAATGTAGTATCATGAGTGTTGATAATCTCTATAGATTGTTTCATCAAATTGCAGTTTTTACCTGTTGATTTGTACTGAAGTTGATGTGCACAAGCCCTGTCCAGAGCTAGTGTAATCATTTGTTTACACTTGGATGGCCTGCCTGAAATCACCTTTCTGCGCTATTCCTTTAATGTTCAGAggaagttattttattattttatcagtatttttatttatgttgaaTTCATACTAATGTTAAGAATATTGGTTATAACATTAATTATGTTGAAAATAgaactattccccccccccccataaaaaaataaataaaataaaataaaaataaataaataataaataaaatagaatgaattaaaaaaaaaacaaggaactgGGACAACaggtgggctaggtaggcaaagtCCTTGGTGACTAAGTGATTATGAAGCCATCAAATGCAAATATAATTGACAAAACAGAATGAAAGTGCATATACCTAGCTTTAAATTATACTTTTGACATTTTCTTCATCACCTAATCTGTATTTCATAAGTCAACATTTTTTTAGTATTTGCTTTTGAATATTGAATTTGTATAGTGCGTGGTTATGATGAAAATCATATACTTAGATAAAATTGATGTTTGTATCAGAATGGCAGGAAATGGTAAAAATCCTAACTAAAATGTTGATATGTGTTTTATTTGAATAtctacatacttacatatttattcataaattccaATTTTCCAGTGAAAGCAATGACCTGGACCTAGGCACAAACCCAAAAGTGGGAACCAGACGATACATGGCACCTGAAGTCCTTAACGAAACCATAAACTTCAGCTGTTTTGAGTCCTTCAAGATGGCTGATATGTATTCCTTTGGACTTGTCCTATGGGAAATAGTCAGAAGGTAAGTAAGCAGGgttagaatatatttttcaatttatattatattccagAGATGTAGAACTTACTCTTGCATTCTCCTTAAGTTTGTGAGTTCACCTGCCATGTGTTTAGCATCACATAAATCTATCTGCTGtgttaaattgggaaaaattagCATAGGTAAAGAAGCgatggataaatacatagataggtagcTTGACTGAGTAATTAATTGATTTTTTCATTGTCCTTTATTTTTTAGATGAAGTACATCAGACAGTTAATTGAATTTTTTATTGCATCTTTACTTTCCAGATGTGCTAGTGAGAGTGGGGAAAAGTTACTCATGGCTGATGAATATCAGCTGCCTTACTATGACTGTGTTCCACCTGACCCATCATTTGAGGATATGAAGGAAGTGGTTTGCACAAAAGGAATTCGGCCAGACATACCACTACGGTGGCAGTACAATGAAGTACGTTTTTaaacctctttctctttgtaattGTCAGGTACTTTAAccatccctattctctctctctctctctctctctctctctctctctctctctctctctcgtctctctctctctctcttctctctctctctctctctctctctctctctgtctctgtctctgtctctctgctctctctctgtctctgtctctctatgtctctgtctctgtctctctgtcttctctctctctttctctctctctctctctctctctctctatatgtctcctgcatctctggtctctgtctctctaatgTCCTCtgttctctatcctctctatgtctctctctctctatgtctctctctattctctcctctgtctttcctctgtctgtcctctctatctctctctctctctctctatgtctctgtctctctgtctctccgtctctctctctctctctctctctcctcctcatctcaatgcgctctctctctctcttctctctctctctcttctcaattctctctctccatcattccctctctctctctcatctctctcgtctcctctcccactctctccttctctcatctctcctcgcatctctgtctctctctctggtcctctctcttctctctctctctctctcatctcgtcagtgttctctctccatccctctctctctctctctctctctctctctctctctctctctctcttactcctcttctctcgcctccgCCGCGCTcggcctcgctctcgctcttctctactctcctctctctctcctcgcttcctctctctctcactccctctcctctcctctcctctctcctctctcctctctcctctctcctctcttctctcatctctctctctcattctctctctccattctcattctctctccctctctctctctctctctcctcttctctctcctctctcctcgctcctctacCTTCATCAgtcgctctccttcctctctcttctctctcctctcatcgccatctctctccctcgtctctctcccttctctccttctctccctctctctctgtctctcctctctactctctctctctctctctctctctctcttctcttctctcctcttctctctgtctctctctctctctcttcctcctctctctctctctctcttcctcccctctctcccatcttcgtttctctctctctcgatatttctctctctctctctttctctctctcacatctctctattctctctctctctttctcttctctttctctctcctctctctctctctctctctctctcactcacaccacccacacaccacacaccacccacacacaccacccacacaccacacacacacacatgcgcacacaacacaac harbors:
- the LOC119568585 gene encoding bone morphogenetic protein receptor type-1B-like (The sequence of the model RefSeq protein was modified relative to this genomic sequence to represent the inferred CDS: added 223 bases not found in genome assembly); amino-acid sequence: MAAMAPSPGRRGYRHFVISASLGLLYFCSGAWALLCYCEGLCPEHERFNGTCEAKPKAFCFSSVEIVFDMDSQQWKEERSFGCLGPEEAGLMQCMAYLTTHQRPKNISCCNDYDMCNEALRPQITSRIPTEAPAKKIPALLITLPVAIVAVLAFLMTFWYKYRQREASQLQELKKAAHQCSTFCGSPNETLSELIEQSSGSGSGLPLLVQRTIAKQIHLVQSVGKGRYGEVWLGRWRGERVAVKIFFTTDEASWFRETEIYQTVLLRHENILGFIAADIKGTGSWTQMLLITDYHPLGSLHDYLQITTLNYYSMLRLSLSTACGISHLHTEIFGTKGKPAIAHRDIKSKNILVKKNGECCIADFGLAVKYVSESNDLDLGTNPKVGTRRYMAPEVLNETINFSCFESFKMADMYSFGLVLWEIVRRCASESGEKLLMADEYQLPYYDCVPPDPSFEDMKEVVCTKGIRPDIPLRWQYNEILKTMGKVIQECCHANPAARLTALRVKKTLYKLHVPDGTAKIV